A window of Apium graveolens cultivar Ventura chromosome 8, ASM990537v1, whole genome shotgun sequence contains these coding sequences:
- the LOC141677298 gene encoding uncharacterized protein LOC141677298 isoform X2 — MRSWEVDGESADLECEIDNVQGMVDALSSVRWKRHQDAVIELSEHGIVLVVEDSSCLQAKVYLQKELFVRYEYSAQARVRFGVSLGLFVDSLNTFSLPAHSSTIQIRYPGPDMQLLLKSVDSLDACIYAEIRTRIPETISWDYNFEPAGSTPLSFTVKSAALKEAIDDLEWPGSSIQIDLMYYANTDLLTAFHCDHQESHRYKYKFLRATTSNIPSSVIKENRGSKFTIGRGGMLKVQHLVSVAKPSNSHSHADSAGYLQPSRIAYIEFFVKPEVGDVNADD; from the exons atgAGGTCGTGGGAAGTAGATGGAGAATCAGCAGACCTAGAGTGTGAGATAGATAACGTACAGGGCATGGTGGATGCCCTCTCTTCCGTCCGTTGGAAACGCCATCAG gATGCAGTTATTGAATTATCCGAGCATGGTATTGTTCTAGTAGTTGAAGATTCCTCTTGTCTTCAAGCCAAAGTCTATCTTCAGAAAGAG CTTTTTGTTCGATACGAGTATAGCGCTCAAGCTCGTGTTCGCTTTGGTGTTAGTTTGGGACTCTTTGTTGATTCTCTCAACACTTTCTCCCTTCCTGCTCATTCCTCCACTATCCAGATTCGATATCCTGGCCCTGATATGCAGCTTCTTCTCAA GTCTGTTGACTCGTTAGATGCTTGTATTTACGCGGAGATCAGGACACGAATTCCTGAAACAATTTCATGGGACTACAACTTTGAGCCTGCAGGAAGCACTCCTCTGAGTTTTACTGTTAAG TCAGCAGCTCTAAAGGAAGCTATTGATGACTTGGAATGGCCAGGCTCAAGCATCCAA ATTGATTTAATGTATTATGCAAATACTGATCTGTTAACTGCATTCCATTGTGATCACCAGGAATCCCACAG GTACAAGTATAAGTTCCTTCGTGCAACAACTTCCAACATTCCAAGCAGTGTTATCAAAGAAAATCGAGGAAGCAAGTTTACAATTGGACGAGGTGGAATGTTGAAAGTTCAGCACCTGGTGTCAGTTGCAAAACCATCCAACTCACATTCCCACGCAGACTCAGCTGGCTATCTGCAACCAAGCCGTATTGCCTATATTGAGTTCTTTGTCAAACCAGAGGTCGGTGATGTTAACGCAGATGATTAA
- the LOC141677298 gene encoding uncharacterized protein LOC141677298 isoform X1, translating into MRSWEVDGESADLECEIDNVQGMVDALSSVRWKRHQDAVIELSEHGIVLVVEDSSCLQAKVYLQKELFVRYEYSAQARVRFGVSLGLFVDSLNTFSLPAHSSTIQIRYPGPDMQLLLKSVDSLDACIYAEIRTRIPETISWDYNFEPAGSTPLSFTVKSAALKEAIDDLEWPGSSIQVSLQPAPPVVTFKGEGHGDLQIDLMYYANTDLLTAFHCDHQESHRYKYKFLRATTSNIPSSVIKENRGSKFTIGRGGMLKVQHLVSVAKPSNSHSHADSAGYLQPSRIAYIEFFVKPEVGDVNADD; encoded by the exons atgAGGTCGTGGGAAGTAGATGGAGAATCAGCAGACCTAGAGTGTGAGATAGATAACGTACAGGGCATGGTGGATGCCCTCTCTTCCGTCCGTTGGAAACGCCATCAG gATGCAGTTATTGAATTATCCGAGCATGGTATTGTTCTAGTAGTTGAAGATTCCTCTTGTCTTCAAGCCAAAGTCTATCTTCAGAAAGAG CTTTTTGTTCGATACGAGTATAGCGCTCAAGCTCGTGTTCGCTTTGGTGTTAGTTTGGGACTCTTTGTTGATTCTCTCAACACTTTCTCCCTTCCTGCTCATTCCTCCACTATCCAGATTCGATATCCTGGCCCTGATATGCAGCTTCTTCTCAA GTCTGTTGACTCGTTAGATGCTTGTATTTACGCGGAGATCAGGACACGAATTCCTGAAACAATTTCATGGGACTACAACTTTGAGCCTGCAGGAAGCACTCCTCTGAGTTTTACTGTTAAG TCAGCAGCTCTAAAGGAAGCTATTGATGACTTGGAATGGCCAGGCTCAAGCATCCAAGTAAGCCTCCAACCAGCTCCTCCAGTTGTTACATTTAAAGGTGAAGGTCACGGAGACTTGCAG ATTGATTTAATGTATTATGCAAATACTGATCTGTTAACTGCATTCCATTGTGATCACCAGGAATCCCACAG GTACAAGTATAAGTTCCTTCGTGCAACAACTTCCAACATTCCAAGCAGTGTTATCAAAGAAAATCGAGGAAGCAAGTTTACAATTGGACGAGGTGGAATGTTGAAAGTTCAGCACCTGGTGTCAGTTGCAAAACCATCCAACTCACATTCCCACGCAGACTCAGCTGGCTATCTGCAACCAAGCCGTATTGCCTATATTGAGTTCTTTGTCAAACCAGAGGTCGGTGATGTTAACGCAGATGATTAA
- the LOC141677298 gene encoding uncharacterized protein LOC141677298 isoform X3: MRSWEVDGESADLECEIDNVQGMVDALSSVRWKRHQDAVIELSEHGIVLVVEDSSCLQAKVYLQKELFVRYEYSAQARVRFGVSLGLFVDSLNTFSLPAHSSTIQIRYPGPDMQLLLKSVDSLDACIYAEIRTRIPETISWDYNFEPAGSTPLSFTVKSAALKEAIDDLEWPGSSIQESHRYKYKFLRATTSNIPSSVIKENRGSKFTIGRGGMLKVQHLVSVAKPSNSHSHADSAGYLQPSRIAYIEFFVKPEVGDVNADD, encoded by the exons atgAGGTCGTGGGAAGTAGATGGAGAATCAGCAGACCTAGAGTGTGAGATAGATAACGTACAGGGCATGGTGGATGCCCTCTCTTCCGTCCGTTGGAAACGCCATCAG gATGCAGTTATTGAATTATCCGAGCATGGTATTGTTCTAGTAGTTGAAGATTCCTCTTGTCTTCAAGCCAAAGTCTATCTTCAGAAAGAG CTTTTTGTTCGATACGAGTATAGCGCTCAAGCTCGTGTTCGCTTTGGTGTTAGTTTGGGACTCTTTGTTGATTCTCTCAACACTTTCTCCCTTCCTGCTCATTCCTCCACTATCCAGATTCGATATCCTGGCCCTGATATGCAGCTTCTTCTCAA GTCTGTTGACTCGTTAGATGCTTGTATTTACGCGGAGATCAGGACACGAATTCCTGAAACAATTTCATGGGACTACAACTTTGAGCCTGCAGGAAGCACTCCTCTGAGTTTTACTGTTAAG TCAGCAGCTCTAAAGGAAGCTATTGATGACTTGGAATGGCCAGGCTCAAGCATCCAA GAATCCCACAG GTACAAGTATAAGTTCCTTCGTGCAACAACTTCCAACATTCCAAGCAGTGTTATCAAAGAAAATCGAGGAAGCAAGTTTACAATTGGACGAGGTGGAATGTTGAAAGTTCAGCACCTGGTGTCAGTTGCAAAACCATCCAACTCACATTCCCACGCAGACTCAGCTGGCTATCTGCAACCAAGCCGTATTGCCTATATTGAGTTCTTTGTCAAACCAGAGGTCGGTGATGTTAACGCAGATGATTAA